One genomic window of Pseudomonas aeruginosa includes the following:
- a CDS encoding glutaredoxin family protein, with amino-acid sequence MPPECQLFGTLGCHLCEVAEAVLMPFVEHGLLVELVDIADDEAWVEHYGLRIPVLRRCDNGAELNWPFEAEQVAAFLSC; translated from the coding sequence ATGCCCCCGGAATGCCAACTCTTCGGAACCCTCGGTTGCCACCTCTGCGAAGTCGCGGAGGCGGTGCTGATGCCCTTCGTCGAACATGGCCTGCTGGTCGAACTGGTGGACATCGCCGACGACGAAGCCTGGGTCGAGCACTATGGCCTGCGGATCCCGGTGCTGCGCCGCTGCGACAATGGCGCCGAGCTGAACTGGCCGTTCGAGGCCGAGCAGGTCGCAGCCTTCCTCAGCTGCTGA